The segment GCTAAAGCCATCCGCCGTAATCGTGTCGGTCTCGGTGCTCCAAATCGTCCCATTGGATCCTTCCTCTTTGTCGGACCAACAGGTGTCGGTAAAACCGAATTGTCTAAGCAATTAGCTATCGAACTCTTCGGTTCGGCGGACAGCATGATCCGCTTCGACATGTCCGAATACATGGAAAAACACGCTGTCGCTAAACTCGTCGGAGCTCCTCCAGGCTATGTAGGCCATGAGGAGGCTGGACAATTGACTGAAAAAGTCCGTCGTAATCCTTACTCACTCATCCTCCTTGACGAAGTTGAAAAAGCCCACCCAGATGTCATGCACATGTTCCTTCAGGTCTTAGACGATGGGCGTCTGACAGATGGACAAGGTCGTACTGTCAGCTTCAAAGATACCATCATCATCATGACATCAAATGCTGGTACTGGAAAAGTTGAAGCAAGTGTCGGTTTTGGTGCGGCTATAGAAGGGCGGACTCAATCAGTCCTTGGCCAACTTAACAATTTCTTCACACCTGAATTTATGAACCGATTTGACGGTATTATTGAGTTCCAACCACTGAGCAAGGAAAACCTACTTGAAATCGTCAGCCTCATGCTAGACGATGTAAACAAACGCCTTTCTCACAATGGCATCAGCCTCCATGTAACAGATAAAGTTAAGGAGAAATTAGTGGAGCTTGGCTACGATCCAAAGATGGGAGCTCGTCCACTACGCAGAACCATCCAAGATCAGATTGAAGATGCTATCACCGACTTCTACTTAGAACATCCAGCAGAAAAAGACCTACGTGCTGTCATGTCAAGTAAAGGTACAATTCAAATCAAGGCACAAACAAAGACAAAATAAGAAAATAGAGCTGCTCCCTACGAGTAGCCTATTTTACTGTTTTGATACTCTATTTTTCTAAATTCTTCCCCATCTCCATCCTATAAAAAAACTTTACTTTGTAAAGCCTATCACAAGGAAAAATAATAAAAAAGTGGTATAATGTATACAACTCATTCCAATTATGAAAGAGGATAGAATTGCCTATGGAGAAAATTGCTGTATTTGGAGAAAAGAAGGCTGGCGTCAGCTACCAGAGTCGCTTTGGTGTTTACGCAGTTATCCCAGATGAAAAGAAAGAACAGATTATACTCGTTCAAGCACCAAACGGAGCTTGGTTTCTTCCTGGTGGAGAAATTGAAAAGGGAGAAAATCACCTCATTGCTTTGGAGCGCGAATTGATGGAAGAGCTTGGATTCACCGCTGAAATCGGAAAATACTTTGGTCAGGCTGACGAATACTTCTACTCTAGCCACCGCGATACCCATTTCTATAATCCAGCCTACATCTATGAAGTAACTAGCTACCATCAAATAGGACAACCACTAGAAGATTTCAACCATATTGCCTGGTTCCCAGTCAATGAAGCCATCTATAAACTCAAACGTGGTAGTCACAAATGGGGCATTGAACAATGGAAATTGCAAGAAAATTCATTCAATAACTAGTAAAAACACTCTAATCGTGCTATAATGTAGCCAAAGAGATAGAGGAGGTTCCACATGAAAATCATTAACACGACAAATAGTCATCCCAATCTTGTCCAAAGCCAGTTGGCTAATACTGATGCTTTCCTAGTAGAGACTTATTCTGCAGGTAATACAGACGTTATTTTCACACAGGCACCCCGTCATTATGAACTCTTGATTAGTAATAAATACCGTGCAGTACAACAAAATGAAATCGAGCAAATTCGTGATTTCTTCCTTCATCGAAAAATTGATGAACGAACTATTAACAAGGCTGCCATTCAAACGATTCACACAGACCGTTTGATTGAAATGTCTATTCCCATTATCGCAGAAGTGTAAGAAGCCAGATGGCTTCTTTTTTCTATTTATATCAAAAGTAGCCTAGGAAACGAAGCCGAAGATAGAACTGGAGTTCATCAAGGCTCTTGACAACGGATAATTTTGATTTTCGAAGAGTATTACAAAAAAGCCTATCGCTAGATAGACTTTAACAAATGTATTGTGATTACTTAAGCTTCAAAACCTTGAGCTACTGCTTCAGCAAAGTTTTCTTCCACTACGCTTGCACAGTGGTCACAGATTGTCGCACCATAGCTGCGCTCTGCAACACTAGTATCAATGCGGCGGCAACGGTCACATACTTCACCGCTTGCACGCTCTACAGTAAAGGCAACTTCTTCTACCAGAACAGCACTTTCAGGAGCTGCTTCCGTGGTTACTGTCAAGTTTGAAACGATAAGCAACTGAGCAAGGTCTACATTCAAGCTCTCCAAGAAGGACTTGGTTTCAGCTGAGACATAGGCAGTCAAATGAGCTTCAAGTGACTTACCAATCACTTTTTCATTACGCGCTTCTTCCAAGGCTTTTTGTGCCTGAGTACGGAAGTTCATAAAGTTTTCCCAGTCAGCCAAAAGCTGCGCTTCATTGGCAAAGGTTTCCACCTCTGGCATTTCCGCCAATTGTACGAACTCTTCTGCTTCGTGTTCCAAGTATGACCAGATTTCCTCTGCCGTGTGTGGTAAGATTGGGGTCAAGAGCTTGGTAATTTTCACCAAGATGTCATAGAAGACTGTCTGCATCTGACGACGAGAAAGTGATTTAGCACCATCAATGTAGACGACATCTTTGGCAAAATCGAGGTAGAAGGCTGACAAATCAAGGGTCACAAAGTTGACAACAGACTTGTAAATAGCCATGAAGTCATAGTTATCGTAAGCTTCACGGATTTGAGCTACCAATTTATTGAATTTCACCAAGAGATACTGGTCAACAGAACGAAGCTCTTCGTATGCCACCGTATCACTTGCAGGATTGAAATCAGAAGTGTTGGCAATCAAGAAGCGAAGGGTATTACGGATTTTACGGTAGGTTTCAGAAACCTGTCCAAGAATATCCATAGACACACGTACGTCGTTTGAAGTATCAACGGAAGTTACCCACAGACGCAAGATTTCTGCACCAAATTGTTTCTCAACATCACTTGGAAGAATGGTATTGCCAAGAGATTTAGACATCTTCATGCCTTTACCGTCCAATACAAAGCCCTGTGACAAGACAGCCTTGTATGGCGCATGACCATTTACGGCTACAGAGGTAATCAAGGATGAATTAAACCAACCACGGTATTGGTCAGAACCTTCTAGGTAGAGGTCTGCTGGGTAAGCAAGGTTTTCACGGGCGTTCATGACACCATTCCAAGATGAACCTGAGTCGAACCATACGTCCATGATGTCTGTTTCTTTGGTAAATTCGCCATTTGGTGAACCTGGATGAGTGAAACCAGCTGGCAAAAGATCTTTGGCTTCAGATTTCCACCAGATGATAGAACCATGTTCCTCAAAGAGAGCTGCTACATGGTCTGTAACTTCCTTGGTCATGATGGCTGTGCCGTCTTCAGCATAGAAGATAGGGAGTGGCACACCCCAAGCACGTTGACGAGAGATGACCCAGTCACCGCGGTCACGGATCATGTTGTAAAGACGCGTTTTACCCCAAGATGGATTGAAAGTTGTTGCTTCGATTTGGTCCAAGATTTCCTGACGGAATTTAGAAACAGAGGCAAACCACTGTGGCACTGCACGCCAGATGATTGGCTTCTTGGTTCTCCAGTCAAATGGGTAGGAGTGATTGATCACTTCACTAGCAAGGAGCAAGTCACCCAATTTTTCCTTAACAGTTGGCACAACCTTGTCATAGAATTGACCTTCAAAATCAGGACCAGCAGCCTCGTTCATGATTCCACGCTCGCTAACCGTTACGGCAACTTCCAAGTCATATTTGACACCAACATTGTAGTCATCCTCACCAAAGCCTGGAGCCGTATGGACGATACCAGTACCTGAGTCCGTTGTAACATGCTCACCCAAGATGACCAATTCATCCACTTCTCTATCCCATGGGTGTTCGGTCACGATATATTCAAATTCAGCACCCTTGTGTTTTGAAATCACTTCGAAGGATTCCCAACCGAATTTGGCTGCCAAGCTATCAACCAAGGCTTCTGCCAAGACATACTTACGGTCAGAGCCAGCAGGTTGAACCAAGACATAGTCAATGTCTGCTCCCATTGTCAAACCGCGAGAAGCCGTTACCGTAAATGGAGTGGTTGTCCAGACAACGATGTAGCTATCCGTATCCAAGAGCCCCTTGCCATCTTTGACCTTGTTAGCATAGTAAAGAGATGTCGAGTCAATGTCGTGATATTCAATTTCAGCTTCTGCAAGGGCAGACTCAGATGACCATGACCAGTAGACAGGCTTAGCACCGCGGTAGATATAGCCCTTGTCTGCCATGGCACCGAAGACACGGATTTGAGCTGCTTCGTAGTCTTTAGTCAAAGTGATATATGGATTTTCCCAGTCTGCAGAAACACCCAAGCGTTTAAAATCATCACGTTGCTTGTCAACTTGACTAAGAGCATAATCACGACACATTTCAAGATATTCAACCAAGTCCATTTCCTTGCGTTTGACACCTTGTTTTGCCAAGACCTGCTCAATCGGAAGACCATGCGTATCCCAACCTGGTACAAATGGAGCACGGAAACCAGACATTGACTTAGAGCGAACGATAATATCTTTAGAAATCTTGTTCAAAGCATGTCCAACGTGGATATTTCCGTTAGCGTATGGAGGGCCATCGTGGAGGTGGAAGGCAGGTTTGCCTTCATTGAGTTCTTGGCGACGAGCATACAAGTTTGCTTCATCCCAGGCCTTTTGCCATTCTGGCTCACGTGTTGGTAAGCCTGCACGCATAGGAAATGCTGTCTTACCTAAGTTGAGTGTTTCTTTTAGTTTCATCATAACTCCTTTATCTTATAATTAATTCCATTTTCATTTCTTGGCCTTCTAAACCAACGGATTGAAAACCAAGTTTTTCTAAAATGTACCTCATTTTATGATTGCCGATTACATAATTTACGGTAACCTTATGGCACTGCTGATCATCCTTTGCTCGTCGCAACACTTGCCGAATGACCTCCTTGCCAAAGCCCTGATTTTGATACTTCTGATCAATGAGCAAGCGCCAGATATAATAACTGTTTTCCATGGGCTGATAGGACAACAAAAGAAATCCCACTGTTAGCTGTCCAGATTTAACAGCATATGGAAATAGGACTTCACTATCTCGATACAGCCATGCCTGAGCTAATGAATATTCAACTGACGCCACTCGGCGCTGATCTTTAGGTGCCACTTCAAGATCTAGCACCTGATCAAAATTATCTTTGTTTACCAGTTCTAATCGTATCATAAAAAATATAAAAAACTCCCGCCAAATAAGGACGAAAGTTCGTGGTACCACCTTAGTTTAGATAGAGTTTCCCCTATCCCTCTATGTTCGTAACGTGAACGGGCGTCTTTCCTTACTATTTTCAGGAAAAATCAAACAAAGTGATGATCCATAGAAAGAGATTGTAGGGCTTCCACCATCTCCTACTCGCTATAAATATTTCTACCGACCGTGTCTCTGCTTATGATCTTTATTATTCTTCTGTTGAAATTTCTACAGAATCTCCACTCTCAAAAGCCGCTGCCTGACGAGTTAATTCTGCAATTTCTTCTGGTGTCAATTGACGTGTATAATCCAAACTTTCTTCTTCAACAGGTAATTCTTCATCCAAAGCCTTATGAAGAACATCACGGAAAGCCTCATCACTTGTTTGAATGTAACTTGCTGTTGGGCGAAGGATTTCCTCCCATTCAGATGAATTAACCAATGATAATTGGCTTTCCACTGTTGATTTCAGACGCTGATGGAAAATACGTGTCTTGTTTTTTAATTCTTCAGTCTCAATGACAACTTTTTGCGCGTTGTCAGTCGCATTACGAAGAATTTCATTTGCCTTATCTTTAGCTTCATGTAACAATGTTGCCGCATCATAGTCAGCTTGTTTAATAATATTTACCGCTTGATCTTCGGCCGCAACCTTTACTTTCTCAGCTGTATCTTGAGCTAAAAGAACTGATTTACTCAATGATTCTTTCATCTCATCAAAATAAGCCAAACGTTCCCGCAAATTTTTCAATTCTAACTCTTGGTCATGATTTTTACGAATTAAATCCTCATAATCACGTGTTACAATGTCCAAAAAGTCATCAACTTCATCTGCGTCGTATCCTCTAAATTTTGTAGCAAAGGTTTTATCTTTTAATTCTAATGCTGTAAGTGCCATCTTTCCTCCTAAGTTTTAACAATGTCTAACTTTAATTTTATCTTCCCTTGCTTAGAAAAACCTAAAAATTCATTTAGGCGAACTCTACCATATCTCCTAACACTAATTAATTGCCCTATTTCAACTAATTTACTGGTTTGTTCTGTCAGAACATAATCCAACTTCACATGTCCAGCCTCAATCAACTTGTTTGCAGTTGCCCTTGAAAGGTTAAATGCGACCGAAATCAATTTATCCAATCTCATACTAGAAACCAACACATCCTTTGAACGCCATTCCTGTCCAATCGGTAGTCGAACAGTCGTCCATTCTTCTTCCTTTCCCTTAACAGGGACACGAGCAACTTTAGTGATAGATTGTAAGGCAATCTGCCCAAATTTCTGATCGATAAAGACAATCAATCGTTCATCATCAATCAAAATATCACCCAAATACTCCCTTTTAATCCCTAGTTGATTGAGAAAAGTTCCAAGAACTTGTGAATGGGATAAGGTGTGAAATTTTCTAGCATAGGACAAATGAAGAGCGGTTAACTCAAAGTCCTTGATGTCCAACTCATAATAAGCTGGGGCAATAATAACCCGCGAATGTTCAGTCGAAACAAAGTCCCGACTAGAAAACGTTTGTACCTGGTAGTAGTTAGCAATTTTGCATACAATTTCATCTTGTCTAGGATGTAAAAACTGAGTTAATCTGTATGAATACGTATCTTCAACTTGCTGACACATATCCATTATTTTCTCTACAAACTCTCTTTCTTCCCTAGAAAAATGTTGCAATAAGTTTTTGTCATTTTTCATAACTATGCTAACAGGAGCAATAATTGAACCAAGAAGCGTGTTCCCATATTAAGCGCAATCATGGCTGCCATTACAGTCCAATCCAACCCCATAAATTGCAGATTAAATCGCCTAAAGGGTTTTAAAATCGGTGCTACCAGCCATTGAATCAAACGTCCAATAGAGCTTGTGTATAGGCTAGGAAACCAACTTAGCAAAGCGTAAGCCAATAAGAGATAGGAATAAATTTCTACAATTTTTAATAGTAAAAAAATCAAAATTTGCATAGCGTTACCGTTTTATATCAAAGTCAAAATTTGAATCAGCCACACCAGTACTTGTACCAGCATTGCGCAATTCTTCAATATTGACTGTGACATTTACTGGAGTTAACAGCCACATGGTATTTGAGACCTTTTTCAAATTTCCAGATAATACTGAACGAGCACCATCCAAGTAGTCTAGGCAACGTCTAGCTTGTTGCTCCGACATATATTGAAAATCAATGAGAATACTCGCATTATCTAATAAAAGATTTACCATCTCTGGTGCATCTTCATAACGTTTTGGAAACTTAATATCAATTGTAGTTTTGACAATCTCTTTTTCGTTATTATTAGTCATCAATTCTTGCTGCCTTTCATGTAGGCGTTGAAGTTGACTTTCTGAACGTGCTTCCCGACGCGTCTCTACTTTTGGCTGCTGTTCGCGCACAGGTGCAGCTGTAGTATTGGCAACACGCATTTTAGGACGATCATTAGGCATTGAATAGGCATCTGCCTGTTCTTCAACTTCATTGACTTCGTCAACTTCAAAGTAATTAAATAAGTTCTTAAATGTATCTTTTAATGCCATATTTTCCCCCTCTCCATTATTCAAAGAATGCTGAGCCAATTCTCACATATGTAGCTCCGTGAGCAATGGCGCGTTCAAAGTCCCCACTCATTCCCATACTTAACTCTGTAAAGGGCATACGTGGTAAGTTCCTTGTAGCTAGTTCTTCTTGGATTTCCTGCATTTTAGAAAAGATCTCGTCTAATTCATCATCTGTAGCATCAATCGGTACCATCGTCATCAATCCAACAAGTTCAATGTTCTCCAATAAGCTAATTTCAGCAAGTGCCGCATCAATCTCAGATACTGCAAAGCCATGCTTACTCTCCTCACCAGAAACGTTGACTTGGAGGAAACACTTGACTATTTTAGTCGCACGTTTATCTATTTCCTGAGCTAGTTTGACAGAGTCTAGGGCGTGGAAATAATCAACAAATGGAATAATGTCCTTGACCTTTCTTCTCTGTAAAGTCCCTATCAAATGCCAGGTCAATTGTTTGTCTGCTAGGGCATTATACTTTTCTAAGAACTGATCGACTCGATTTTCTCCAATATGGGTAATCCCAGCATTCACAAGCTGATTAGCAATAGAGCTGTCAACATATTTGGTGACAGCTATTACCTTTACTGATTCACTTGGACGACCTGCCTTCTCAGCAGCTTTTGCCACTGCTGAAAAGATAGCATCCTTATTCTTTTGAAAATTCATTTTAGTTTAGCGATTACGGAAGAATGGTGGTGTATCCAATTCATCCTCATCTTGATCCATTGTAAATTTTTCGACTGAAACAGTGGATGTTGGTTCTGTGTCAGTTGGACGAATCAAGTTTTCACGACGCAAATCCCACTCTCCGAAGGCAGAAGCTTTCGGCGCTTCAGTTTGTTGTGCAGCTCCACGAGTTGGTGCTGATGCTACTGAATAATCAAAGCGTTGAGAAGGGCGTGGTGAAACAGCTTCCGTGCGATGGCGGGTTGGTTTATCAGCAGTATCTTGACGAACACCTGT is part of the Streptococcus suis genome and harbors:
- a CDS encoding YggS family pyridoxal phosphate-dependent enzyme gives rise to the protein MNFQKNKDAIFSAVAKAAEKAGRPSESVKVIAVTKYVDSSIANQLVNAGITHIGENRVDQFLEKYNALADKQLTWHLIGTLQRRKVKDIIPFVDYFHALDSVKLAQEIDKRATKIVKCFLQVNVSGEESKHGFAVSEIDAALAEISLLENIELVGLMTMVPIDATDDELDEIFSKMQEIQEELATRNLPRMPFTELSMGMSGDFERAIAHGATYVRIGSAFFE
- a CDS encoding DivIVA domain-containing protein, whose amino-acid sequence is MALTALELKDKTFATKFRGYDADEVDDFLDIVTRDYEDLIRKNHDQELELKNLRERLAYFDEMKESLSKSVLLAQDTAEKVKVAAEDQAVNIIKQADYDAATLLHEAKDKANEILRNATDNAQKVVIETEELKNKTRIFHQRLKSTVESQLSLVNSSEWEEILRPTASYIQTSDEAFRDVLHKALDEELPVEEESLDYTRQLTPEEIAELTRQAAAFESGDSVEISTEE
- the ileS gene encoding isoleucine--tRNA ligase — encoded protein: MKLKETLNLGKTAFPMRAGLPTREPEWQKAWDEANLYARRQELNEGKPAFHLHDGPPYANGNIHVGHALNKISKDIIVRSKSMSGFRAPFVPGWDTHGLPIEQVLAKQGVKRKEMDLVEYLEMCRDYALSQVDKQRDDFKRLGVSADWENPYITLTKDYEAAQIRVFGAMADKGYIYRGAKPVYWSWSSESALAEAEIEYHDIDSTSLYYANKVKDGKGLLDTDSYIVVWTTTPFTVTASRGLTMGADIDYVLVQPAGSDRKYVLAEALVDSLAAKFGWESFEVISKHKGAEFEYIVTEHPWDREVDELVILGEHVTTDSGTGIVHTAPGFGEDDYNVGVKYDLEVAVTVSERGIMNEAAGPDFEGQFYDKVVPTVKEKLGDLLLASEVINHSYPFDWRTKKPIIWRAVPQWFASVSKFRQEILDQIEATTFNPSWGKTRLYNMIRDRGDWVISRQRAWGVPLPIFYAEDGTAIMTKEVTDHVAALFEEHGSIIWWKSEAKDLLPAGFTHPGSPNGEFTKETDIMDVWFDSGSSWNGVMNARENLAYPADLYLEGSDQYRGWFNSSLITSVAVNGHAPYKAVLSQGFVLDGKGMKMSKSLGNTILPSDVEKQFGAEILRLWVTSVDTSNDVRVSMDILGQVSETYRKIRNTLRFLIANTSDFNPASDTVAYEELRSVDQYLLVKFNKLVAQIREAYDNYDFMAIYKSVVNFVTLDLSAFYLDFAKDVVYIDGAKSLSRRQMQTVFYDILVKITKLLTPILPHTAEEIWSYLEHEAEEFVQLAEMPEVETFANEAQLLADWENFMNFRTQAQKALEEARNEKVIGKSLEAHLTAYVSAETKSFLESLNVDLAQLLIVSNLTVTTEAAPESAVLVEEVAFTVERASGEVCDRCRRIDTSVAERSYGATICDHCASVVEENFAEAVAQGFEA
- a CDS encoding cell division protein SepF — its product is MALKDTFKNLFNYFEVDEVNEVEEQADAYSMPNDRPKMRVANTTAAPVREQQPKVETRREARSESQLQRLHERQQELMTNNNEKEIVKTTIDIKFPKRYEDAPEMVNLLLDNASILIDFQYMSEQQARRCLDYLDGARSVLSGNLKKVSNTMWLLTPVNVTVNIEELRNAGTSTGVADSNFDFDIKR
- a CDS encoding DUF1827 family protein, whose amino-acid sequence is MKIINTTNSHPNLVQSQLANTDAFLVETYSAGNTDVIFTQAPRHYELLISNKYRAVQQNEIEQIRDFFLHRKIDERTINKAAIQTIHTDRLIEMSIPIIAEV
- a CDS encoding GNAT family N-acetyltransferase; this translates as MIRLELVNKDNFDQVLDLEVAPKDQRRVASVEYSLAQAWLYRDSEVLFPYAVKSGQLTVGFLLLSYQPMENSYYIWRLLIDQKYQNQGFGKEVIRQVLRRAKDDQQCHKVTVNYVIGNHKMRYILEKLGFQSVGLEGQEMKMELIIR
- a CDS encoding NUDIX hydrolase is translated as MEKIAVFGEKKAGVSYQSRFGVYAVIPDEKKEQIILVQAPNGAWFLPGGEIEKGENHLIALERELMEELGFTAEIGKYFGQADEYFYSSHRDTHFYNPAYIYEVTSYHQIGQPLEDFNHIAWFPVNEAIYKLKRGSHKWGIEQWKLQENSFNN
- a CDS encoding RNA-binding protein yields the protein MKNDKNLLQHFSREEREFVEKIMDMCQQVEDTYSYRLTQFLHPRQDEIVCKIANYYQVQTFSSRDFVSTEHSRVIIAPAYYELDIKDFELTALHLSYARKFHTLSHSQVLGTFLNQLGIKREYLGDILIDDERLIVFIDQKFGQIALQSITKVARVPVKGKEEEWTTVRLPIGQEWRSKDVLVSSMRLDKLISVAFNLSRATANKLIEAGHVKLDYVLTEQTSKLVEIGQLISVRRYGRVRLNEFLGFSKQGKIKLKLDIVKT
- a CDS encoding YggT family protein — its product is MQILIFLLLKIVEIYSYLLLAYALLSWFPSLYTSSIGRLIQWLVAPILKPFRRFNLQFMGLDWTVMAAMIALNMGTRFLVQLLLLLA